The DNA region acatcattattattattaatattgtaatatgtaatgttattctttctattctattttttatttgcatattattattgttgatgCTTTAGCATATAAGTTGCATTTTGATATTGCAGCTGTTTGGGCTAAggttaactttttattttttttattgtgatggCTATTTTCCCCTTAAACATCTTgcatataataatatttaataagttAATGAAATATGTTGTGTGAAACTTTTCACTCTAAAATGTAATGGAgcaaaagtacaagtaccttaTATGTGTGCTGAAGTGCAGTAGTAAATGTTCTTAGATATTTTCCAGTTACATTTTGCATTTAAACTGATTTTCAGTCTCAGAAGCCGTTCAAACTTAAATATCTTTATCATTAGTTTAATACAAGGATATTAGTGCTTATACAAACTTTAATTATTTAGTGAGTACAAAATTCGTATCTATTTTTTCATTCTATTTGTCTGACTTGGTTTCTGACCTTGTTTCAGGGATGGAAAatctgacagaaaaacacatgaaaccacACTGGAAATTGGTGTTATGTCTCCTTACATAGGCAGGATTCAGAATAATATATTTTCTCCATCTGAATATGACATTAGTTTCATTGAGCATGAAGTATAACATTTTCatatggtctgtgtgtgtgtgtgtgtgtgtgtgtgcgtgtgcgtgtgagaaaGTAGATATGTGCATGTGGATCCAGTGCAGGGTCAATTCAATCTCTTTTCAGGAGGTGACGGGAAATTCCAATTCAGCAGCAAAGATTTCACATTTCATACCTATAGGTTCATTGGGGTTTAtcatggatagatagatggtccccttctctctctctctctctctctctcgctctctctctctctctctctctctctctctctctctctctctctctctccctctctctctctctctgtgggctGGGGTCGCAGGATTACCTTCTGTCAGCAGCATGACAGCTGTGTACATCTGGTTGTGTTGGGGCCTCTTACAGCTCAATCCACACGTCGTTTCGCCGGTGTCTGGGCCTCCGGACTCGCTACCACTGCTCACCTCATTACCGACCGAGCCACACCTCCATCTGTCCTCCTAATATCTAAATCCCACTGCAGATTAGTGGGGGAGTCATGGGcctggaggagggagatgggTGAGGGGGGGAGATAGGAAATAAGATCCAGGAGGAGGGGTTTGTGCGTGGCACAGGAGGTATTATTAATGATCTCCAGggctgtgtggtggtggtggtggtggggtgtctctgaagacagagagaagacatcaTGATCATCTAATGTGAAAAAACATCTGTACTCACTCAGTTTATGTTCTCAAAATTGACACAGTATAGAAATCTTCCTTTAAATCATCATCTTCCTAATACTTAGGATAAGGATAAGTCTCTATTCAAAATGGTTGTTATGTTTAACAAGTATCATGACAAGTTCAAAACAATATATTGATGTATATTTccaaaaaactattaaaaacacatcagtgagtcAAACTGGACAGAGCTGTTTCTTCATACACCATTccacttatttatatatatatgtatatataatattcacTATAGTCCCTCAATATAATCCCCAACAAATTCTCTATgaacaatatttaaatgtatatgtaacagtgtttatattataaaaaagagTATTGTAAAAGAGGGACGGGTTAATTCACATAGCAATAGTACAGTCAGGGAGACACTTCACTTCAATCACATCTTTTCTTTGATATTGGTTTGGCAGTTTTTTAACAAGAAATTGAAGTTTTTATTTCCAGGAGAGAAGAGGATATTTTAGTCGCCCAGTCTTCACACGTCTGGAGATTTCTGCATCTAAGCATGATAACAGTACATCACAAAACAGTCTCACCACATAACAGTGTCAGTAATATTGTTTACGATTTTTTTTCGAACACTGAAAAtatcttttcaaataaattgctctttcaaaaaactaaatttaaccGCCTATGGCTGTGCTGTCATTAAAATGAGTCTTTAATTATTATCTCTTTAATTATGTTTTGCgtcaggaaaaaaaatcataaaaaaaactttactgTAGTTAGCGGAAAGGAAGATGCAAACCAGCTGCTGGTTCATaaatcctttaaaaataaaaaagatcaatATCCTTTGCTGGTAATCTAGAAAAATCTGCAACATGAACCAAACACTTTATGGACGTGGTTTAGTTTCTAGTGGAATTTGGATGTGACTGTGACGCAAAGATAACGTGTGGTTCAGTTTTATGTGTCAATGATTGAATCAGTGACAGGGAagattaaaaagctctgcagcaaTGTACTTAACATCAACTTTATGAACTGCACCGAAAAGCAATGCAGTAAGATGGTGACGCTTTTATCTGTTCAGTCATTGTGCGGTTTTTTAATCTGACGCAAACCTCGTTCATGAGTGAGCTGAGCATGTTATTATATAAATGTAGACTTTGTGTAAATACGCAGTGCATACCTGTCTGGTACAAAATCAACaagaaatgaataaattcaTTCCCCATTTTTATGTCATGGAGTTACTGAAAATATATTCACTCTATTGGAAATAAATTGGTTAtcttattaaaatgacaaaatattatAATCCATaattcaaaaagaagaaaagaatcaGAAGAAACACCAACACTCGGTTTCATTTGCCTGTGATAATCAGATAGCATCATATCCTCAATGTGGGGTATCCAACACtataaatatgaacatgtttaaattcggttttgtctttttaaatgatttttaccCACTCTCCACATTTGGTGTGAGATGAGTTTAATAGAAATCTCTGGGTACGTTGGAATGTTTTGAGAGACACAGGgatatgcagtgtgtgtgtgtgtgtgtgtgtgtgtgtgtgtgtgtgtgtgtgtgttcggagtgtgtttttctttattagcAGAGTGTGTAACTGCTTATCATCCAGACATGATTACACAGCTATCAGCCAATTGAGGAACACACTGTAATGACAAAGTGAGGAATGTGTCTGGGTTACACAGAGCTGAGCCACTTATCAAACACAGACGGAAAAAAGCCTCTCTGActttaatacaaacacacaatgtgttttaaatgggGATTGTGTCCCCCACTGAGAGCAATATACTTCACCTCTGATCTGGAGCTGCAGGCACTGTGCATTTACAGTATAGATGGTAGCATACTTCCACCTAGTGGTCAACTTGGAAACTCAATTTAgttatattagtttttttttttttaacgagtGATTGTTATAAATATCAACCTTTTGTATACAGTTAATGTTATAATTATGTTATCCATTATTTGTGTTTCATTGCTTCCGGGTTTGGACCAATAGGAGTCTGATAACAATTAAACTAATTTCCTAAATTCCTCAGTGTGCAcgtttttaaagatatatacaatttatatgtaaatgtatatatatttttcacttACCCTGTTCGTTTGGTGCATTGTGTCTCTatctggatttttttaatatttatttattagaaaaTGAATGCATTTCAACATGTAGAAAGagattgaaagagagagaacttcaggtctttctcttcttgtttgttctcttcctctgctgatAAAATACCCactgttaataataaataaaacaaacagacagccTATGGGCTGGACGCACTGACACagactacatttcccatgagcGCTCAGCGGCAGCAGCGTGAGGTGAAAGGTCACGTCGTCACGGTGAGGTAATAACAAACATGGCGGGGCTCAGCTCAGCGCGGTGCTTGTTCCGGAGCTGCTCCCGGATCAGACACGTCGAGAGAAGCAGACACACGTTGATGAGATGTGGCGTCAGGACGTTCTGCGGCGGAGCTCAGGACACAGGTTTGTTTCCATCAGGTTCCGGTTCTGGGACTCTTCACTGGGACTCTGACCTTGCAGCAGgtttcattctcctcctcctcctctccgtgcCTTGCAGCTGCCAAACTCCCCTCACACATCTGAGCAGTTTAAATAACCTACATTCAGAGGGACGCCCATGGTACACACTGTTTAATCTATTTTACAACCATTTTAAGTCTTTCTATAAATCTGGCTCTGCTGTTGTCCATGAGCTAGAGTTTAACACCTGTGTTTAGGGGACACACGTGTCATAAAGCTGCtggaaaacaatatatatatatatatattaataatattctTTACTtaacaaaatgtaattattttgagCAGCATCCATCCTGATCACTGTATTTTGTCTAAATACCAAATATGGGAAAATGGGTTAATCTTGATTTAAATCAAGGACCTCTAGATGAAATCATAAAGACATGGTATTCATGGTTTTAAGCTATAATGGCATTGTTATAAAACCACAAATGTAGAGATTTTAATCCCATAGGTACTGATAGGAAGTATTCTGTTTACACAGTGAAAAGAGTCATGCTCAGACTCTGGTTATAAAGGTTTTAAATGGCAGTGTTCATATTCGGGATAGTTTAGCTTCATTcgtggatagtgggaggaagtggagagacgtcctccatctttctATCTGTGTCTGTGGTATTATTTTCTTCGAACTGTAAGAGGTTATGTTTAACTGTGTTACTTTTTTCCGTATCAACAATTAAACATTGCATTACCTGGGAAGAGTTTGGACTGTAGCAATGTTTAGTAAAGCTAAAGCTAACTCGTTATAGCTCCATTCCAGTGTTGACCATACCACAGCTAACACGTTTTAAAAGAGCACAGAAGGTAAACAAGTGTTTTACTTACGCAGATCTGTACATTGTACAAACCATTAACTAGTGTGATTTCCTCCACTGGCCTCTCAGGCAATGCTAGGCCCCAGTTCACAGATGCAGCTGTGCAGGACATCCTCAGCAGGATAACGGGCCTGGACCTGCAGAAAGTGTTCCGACCcatcctgcaggagctgaagcCGCCCACATACAAACTCATGACTGACGAACAAGTGGAGCAGGTGCCTTTTTAAATACACCATAACGTCCCCTGTCAGTCTCAAAACACGTTACAGGAATACTTCACGTCATCCAGtcacttgtctctctctccaggccGTCATGGGAGCCACGGAGAAGGcgaagaagctgctgcagatgcCCCCCGTCCTGCCGGAGAGGAAGCCCATCAGTGATGTTCTGGCTGAGGATAAAATGCTGGAGGGCATGGACACGGCTAAATTTGTCTTTACAGACATCACATACAATATCCCACACAGGgtacgcacacactcacacatacacgcacgcacTTTGCTGTTAATATGTGTGCACAGCACATTAGTCAgtcaatttgtgtattttatttacagaCGCTAACATCATATAGATCtgcatttaaatgtcagaaaCTTGTTTGATTATAgcagtttttaaattgttttaatgtgttattCACTCATGTTATTGATGATGTCGATAACAAATATCTCAAACACATGAATTTAAGTTGATCGAGTATGTGTATCATTGTTTAACGATCGTTTGTGTACTCTGTTGTTGACTCAGCGGTTTTGTATGGCTCATGTTGTGCATGCTGTGTGTTTCCAGGAGAGGTTCATCGTTGTACGGGAGCCCGACGGGACCCTTCGGAAGGCGAGCTGGGATGAGAGAGACCGACTGGTTCAGGTCTACTTCCCCAAGGAGGGACGCAAGCTCACAGCCCCCCTCATCTTCAAGGAAGAGAATATGAAGGTAGGACATGTCAaaatattatcatatttatatttctggaTCATATTAGGCTCTTGTTAATCCCTTCCTCACTTAAACAGTACCAGCGgttgtgtctttctttcctctACCTCATGATTTCCTCAATCTCCTGCTATAGAACTTTTCCATAGCATACATTTTGACTGATTGTTGTGGAAAGtatagtttattattataagtgTAGTTGTGAGAAGTATCAATGTCGATGATACCCATCCCTGCCACTTAAAGTAAATTTGCTTTGGCTGAGTATGTAGTGCTGATCTGGGTCACTGTTGCATGTAATTCATTTAACATTAATTATTGCGTTGGTAAATCTCCTACTTTTAATCTTAAAAGGTTAGTTTTCTGttgaatacatatatatatatcgatatTCCATAATTCCTTTATTAACTAACTACTATATTATGACTACAATATAGTATGTGAGACCAGTAGATGATGTTTTGGTAATCTGTTGTCTAGTATATTGCAGGATAGGAGCAAATACACATTTCTGACATGGATGTGTCATTTTCAAACACAAAGAATTGAAAATCACCCATACTTTTTCTGCTGTTAATCCAGAGAAATGATAGGTTATCCTCCCTGACAGTGAGGCAGAGGTGTATTGTAAAGGGAGATCTGTGAACACCCACACTGTCCTGAAAGAAAGACCCACTTGGGCAAAGAAACTGCAAAGCTCTGTATCTAATCAGTttatcttctctctctgttagATGGTGTTTAGTCAGGACCGGCATGAGGACGTGTTGGACCTGTGTCTGGTCCAGTTTGAGCCGGACTCCTCAGAATACATCAGGGTAAGATGACATTG from Platichthys flesus chromosome 4, fPlaFle2.1, whole genome shotgun sequence includes:
- the mrps22 gene encoding 28S ribosomal protein S22, mitochondrial, with amino-acid sequence MAGLSSARCLFRSCSRIRHVERSRHTLMRCGVRTFCGGAQDTGNARPQFTDAAVQDILSRITGLDLQKVFRPILQELKPPTYKLMTDEQVEQAVMGATEKAKKLLQMPPVLPERKPISDVLAEDKMLEGMDTAKFVFTDITYNIPHRERFIVVREPDGTLRKASWDERDRLVQVYFPKEGRKLTAPLIFKEENMKMVFSQDRHEDVLDLCLVQFEPDSSEYIRVHAAAYEDLDKHGKYELLCSTRHFGGMAWYLVNARRVDGLLVDMLKRLLFKDAVSLVSLFHMVHPNSESAQEAASKQATGTDLLKIYAQMESQRSGYIELALQAYEQTAAEGSAA